A window of Punica granatum isolate Tunisia-2019 chromosome 8, ASM765513v2, whole genome shotgun sequence genomic DNA:
GAGAAATCTACATGTAGATGCGTGGACATATGATGCACTTAAGAACCTCAGTCTGACAGAATTGTGGTAACCTCAATAACTCGTTTTTTTGAAGAATCCGAGGTCGAGGTATGCATTGTTAATAGGAATATCCAGTCCGTCAAAACGAGTGCTGACATAAGTAGTGTAGCGAGAACGGAAGTTAGAAGTATTTAGTCAAAGATAACTCAACTGTACAGATTCCAGTTTGCTACGTAGAAATCAAACAAAATGTTGCAAAAGAGACCGAATTCGATCTGAAAGAACGGAAAGCATAATTTACAAAAAGGCCATATCTATGATCAGATTGCTGCATAATAGATTTTAATTCCTTGATCCTTCTTCCGCATAACTCATCGTTGGATATACACATAATTATTCTGCATGCTCGTCATATCTTACTTGGCTTCCATAAGTTGTGCTCGTATCGTACTAGGACTCACGGCCTTGTTGACGCTGCATTTGCATAATAAAAACAGAGATTAAAAGATAATCTTAATGTCACAATTTCGCCTGATTTACAGAAAATAGTTGCAGAAAATGTTTTCTTCATTTCCgttgaaaaaggaaagagaaaccgtccatggCAATAAAGACACATTTCTTCCGCACCCAATTCCATCTACTGATTATGTGGTGAATAATGTAAAGCACCAAATTGATGAGAgattcattaattttcatgaaaacTCTCGAGTACTCCAAGATATGCTTGATGAAGAAAAACTTACCGGAAAAGCATGTCTCCTGAAGATGCCACCTTCTCTGAAATCCATTCTGGTGCTAACTCCTTCAGCATCTCAAGTTCTTCCTCTACTTCCTCTGAGAACACAAAAGCATCAAACATTCAGTAAATTGAGGAAATATTAACACACCTGAATCTTCAATCAGATATACTatattcccaaaaaaaaaaaaggaaaagaaaatgttcgACTATTGTTCTTAATCTTGTTAGGCTAGAAATGTGTTGCTTACTTCTATCGACCATGTCTAGACGACTTGCAATGATCTGGTAAATGATCTCCTCCCTAGTGATCACACACCGCTTGGATGACTGGAATAAGAAGAGGACCGTGTTGAAAAGCTTCGGAAGGCTTGCAATTATCTCCCGCCTCCTCTTGGCCCGTGAAATCGCAGGATCTCTCTCCTCCAGagcttttctttccttctctctgATCTGTAAATGTGAATCCCAACAAACATCAGCTGTGATACAAAAACGCAAAACGGAAACAGTTTTCAGTTGAATAACTAAAATCATATCAATGTGCTTACCGATTGAACAAGATCATCTGAAAGTATATCTAGAACTTCATCGCTGCTTGTAACATCATCATCTGCTAAGCTCATCTCCTCTTGTACCCTCCCGCTCTTCATTGGACTGTCGAATTTAAGCGACCTGTTACGGGGAAGCCGCCTAAGCAACTTGCTAGGAGGTGTGCTGGTGGGCCCATCTTCAGGACTCAAGCAAGATCTCTTTGGGGGTGGGTTAAGTGCAGGAGTTGAAGCCATTATGCTGACCGGAGTCAAAGCAAGTTTTGGAGGAGTCGACTCTACATGAGGAGTTCTAactggagtgttgtcttcattTTTAAGGGAGCTAGCCTGTTTGATTGGCGTGGCTGTGGGGCAACTCAAGGTTTTCTCGTGAATTGGGATTCTAGCATCTGATGAATTAGATTTCTCCATGCTTTCTTCGAGGGATGCCTTAGCAGATGTATCTGCAGTCTTCTTTCGTGAAAAGTGTCTCTGGACAAGATGAGATGCTCGGGCAGCTTGGAACTGTGAGTGGTCTTCACTTGGTATCCTGGGAGGCAATGAAGAGGAGATGGAAGGGGTCTCCTCCGAATGTCTATTGCGCATGTCAGTATGATTGAATGGTGGCGGCAGTGGTTCCTCCGGAATCTCCTCTCCCTGATTTCAAAACAAGAATGGTTAATAAGAATGTATGCCTTTTTGCACTTCGTGCAGATGCTAACCAGTAATTTGCTTAATAATAGAAACCATTTTCAGCCTTTTGTTTGTGTGCCAGGTGCATTTCTGAAGTCTTCTGTTTTCGGATTTTTCAGGAGAGCAAACAAACAGTCTTGTTCTTCGCGATGAAAAACACACGACACGTATTTGCCTTTCTTCCAGCACTAGAATGCAAGCAGATCAATCTCTTCAAACCGATTATTACTTCCAAATTCGAAGGATTGTTTCCAAAAAATTGACAAAGAAAACCCATAAATGTTCGAGAATCGCATTGGCAACCAGGTGAAAACTAAAGAGCCTATTAACAGTTCCATGGATTGGCCAATTTCTGCCAGACTTTACTTATGTCTATAAAAGTTGATAGCATGGCAAGTGATCAATAGTCAGAAATTACTAAAGTAACACACAAGGCATGAGCAGACAGAATTGACATCAATATTTGTGTACCTTGGGATGCGTTTTAATAAAATCCGACAATCGAGTATAGAAGAGCTTCCGGAGGCCCACACGGCCAGTCTCCGATCCCGACTTCCCATCCTTTTCAACTGCTTCAGCATTGAAAGTAATACGAAGATCTGGCTTCATACAACTTGTTTGTTCGTCAAACACGAGATCCTTCTTTATCTCGATCACCTCGGGTAAGATGTACTTCAATTGAGACAGGTGCCGGTAAGTAAACCTCCTGTGAGTATTAGAAAGAACAAATACGAGGACGAACGGGAGGAATTATTTCATGAGTTGAGATATCGAAAGATTGCTTTTTTCCGATTAATTTTGCATTCCTTTCTCGCTTCTCAGGAGCAATCAAAGGACAAGACATCAACAGAGCCTCCAGACTAAAGAGAACAAGTCATTTGACAAGCGGATAAGATACGTAAAATCTGTAAGAACAATTAGTAGGATTACTAGAATACCTGTCGGACAAACACTCAATCTGCTTGGATAAGACAGCGAAGGTCGGGGCTGAAGCTCTCAACCGCAACAACTTGACCGAATCGTCCAAGTTACAGAAGAACCGATTCAACATCTCATACCTAACCAAAAGCACCCAAATCGAAACGAAATGAAATCAGCAACGGCAATAACAACAACAGGTACATGTCGCTTGCGAAATTCGCCCATTCACGACTTGATAACACAAACAGCCATTATATTCTCAAAATtaatccaataaaaataataattccgTAAACTCAAATAAAATATCGAAATGGTAACGGTCAACCAAAAAGATCATTAGAGCCCAAAATTAAGCATTCAATAGCAGCCTAATAAACCAGAGAAGTTCGTGAAAAGGAGCTTACTTTTCGGGCAATTTATTATCAGATCCCTTCGGCTTCTTAACGGGGCTCTCCCAGGACAAGATCTGCTTCCGGGCAGACTTGTTTTCGCAGCTTGTCTTGTCCCTCTTCGACTGCCGCAGGCTCTCGGCTTTTCTCCTCACCTCCGAAACTGAGAGTGCCACGCCTCTGTTCCTGATCCGATTGGTGATTATCGGAGGCGGGGGCTTATTTTCTGGGGTCTTGGAGCTCAATGTGGCCTCACCGGCGGCTTTAGTCTTCGAGACCGGGGTGAAGGTCTTCTTCGATTTGAATGGAATCGGGGTCGAACCTGAAGACTCCATTGACGAGGAGAGGAAAgaaatgaagaagaggaagaggaagaagaagagtggaCGGATTGAGAGTCCTTTGTGTGGGAGCGGGAGGAGAGGGGTCTTATAGTACGGATCTTAGGGCTTCCTTTTGGCGGGAAGGGTGACGTGGAGCGCGGGTGCCACGTCGGATTTCCCGCTAAATAGTCCTGTTGGCTCCCGCGAGACGGCTTTGTTTGGAAACACATCAGAGCCGTTCTTGGATTACTATATAAGTCGGGTAATGTGGGTCCCGACCCGGTTTATGAAGTCacccttttttctcttttctttttttttttagaaattaatatttctagACACAGCATGAATGAAGGTTTtcaaatatatgtatgaatttaaaaattccgtaattcttaataaaattagacaGACTTAAGTGGTTTCATAATACTTTTACAAATGCGTAGTATTTCTAATACGAATTTGGTTTTGCATATTTTGCTGTAATTAGTATTTATAATGTCCACctagtaaaaatattttgcttTCATATTTCTATATTACCACAATTTTATAGATTAGTGGCAAGTGCTAATTTCTTTCTGAAATCCTAAATATGTGATCAATTAACTTTTCAATAGATATTGTATTAGCATATAGTTTAGTATGATAATTACAACAAAAACTTAGTGgcggtaaataaaaaataaaatggatctgcgatataaaaaaagttaatcaCGTATTCACGATGAACAAAATATAATAACGATTAACTattaactaaaaaataaatgttcaTTTTTTTACTGTTGGCACAACAAGTAAATTTAACTTCTTAgtacattttaaaattttaatcacATTAATTCTAAcatgataattatttatatggtATATTTTATCTATATCATATTACATTTATCAATTTGAGGTATTTAAGGTAGGCTATCGATATCATCCATTGAGAGGCATAAGTTTGTTTCACGAAAATCTATCACATCAGCATTTGAGCAATTTTGATGgcatttaattaatcgattCTTCGTTTCCctacattaatatatttaatatatataatcataaatataaaaatttaaatgaataACCTCTAcctttaataaattaatttagttttataataaataagcTGTAAATATGATTATTACGATTACAAcgtatttttttagaatttatttaaataaataactatAAAGACAAAAAATAAGGGCCCGCAGAATGTGCGGGTTGGTGACTAGTTCTAGCTATAGTATAATAACAATATTGTTGTGCTAAAATATCATCTTcaacataaaaagaaaataagataaCATTATATGAGTTCTTATTTCCTTTCTAAAGGATAAATAAATTCTCAAATAATTGTTCATTTTTCACATTGAtaatatccttttttttaGAGTAAATCAATGATTTGGTCCTCTAAAAATGCATGTTACAttaaatcaagaaattttttatatcaaattgaatcttgagagattaagtgtatatcaaatccgacctcaagaatttttttacatcaactTGAACCTTgaaagattaagtgtacattaAATTCGACCTCAaagaattttttacatcaaattgaatattgagagattaagtgtatatCAAATCCAacctcaataaatttttttcatcaaaGTCACAGCATTATGACAAAACGTAACCGACACACACGCAATCGTCAAGAAGAAAGACGAACTTCTCCTATAAATCTACATTTTGGGCAGAGAAAACTAATCGGCAATGAAACAGTGGCCATCGACACGAAAATGAATCGGACAAGATGGGCCTCGAGCATAGAGGTGCGGCGGAGAAGCGCGCAGGGCACACGATACAATCAGGCAGGGCAAAGCATAGAGAGCTAGAGGTAAGGAAAGAGAGGGTGACGGAGAGATTACAACGGTAGTGATTGGCGAGTCTACGCCTAGAGCACTAGCGATTGAGGAGGACACGCAGGGAGGAGGAAGTTTTTCCCGCCTCCGACTGAAAAGTGAGGAAACTGTAggaaatactttttttaaacaaGACAGAAATggggaataataaaaaaaatggaagaaaacaatcaaacaatGCAACATCAGCTGTCGAATGTCAGATCATatttttccatccattttttgACGGCATTCTGACGGAAAGTCGGATTtaatgtacacttaatctttcAAAGTtcaatttaatgtaaaaaatttcttacgttcgaatttgatgtacacttaatctctcaagtttcaatttgatgtacacttaatctctcaaggttcaatttgatataaaaaatttcttgaggtcggatttgatgtaaaaaaaattttaatgtcggatttgatgtaacatGCATCTCTGAAGAACCAAATCTTTagtttactctttttttttatttgatgttATTGCCAATATTTGTTTGACTATCACTTTGTCTTCTCGGTGTCTTTTCACatctaaaaatgaaaaaaggaaGCTGAAACATTATGAGTCAATAATGAATTTAACTCCAGAATGtagttttttaataaaaagttttGTGTACTCTTGATATTATTGTCATAAATATTGAATTGGCACTACACATTACAAAAGAAGGGTTTGGCTAACGCTTATTAAAACTTTTCCCGATATTTTTTAACATCAACAAAAGTGGATTGATGCTTTTTTAAGCATCAGAGGAACCTCCTTAGGTATAGGCTTGGCGATAATTCTTTGAAAGCGCCGGCTAATACTAGTATAGATTGATCATTTTAAAGCGTCAGGTAAAATTAAGTTTATGTCAACACTAAATCGCATTGGTCAAGGTACCCCTAGGGTGATGCTTCATAAGACACCGCCATAGGTAAATTTATGCCGAACCTTTAAAGCAGGGCTGATCCACATATGGGAAAGTGGGTCCATTGAACCAATGAaatgttaaaaaatttaagagatGTATTATAACgtgttattatttattaatttgcatTTGAAGTGCCTTGAATAAATAGggtaaaagataaaattttggCCCCACATTTTATCTTACTTGTTAACTCAAGTGCTGAAAAAGACATATTTGGTGTTAGGTACAGAAATTCTCAAATATTTCTTATTAGGGCCCGTTTTGTCAATATACTTCCTCATATTTCTATTCAATCTCTTGATACTAAATGTTTGCTATTACCGATGGACATGTCCCTCGGAATTCTCTCAACTCCATATGGTTACCAGCAGAATTCCTAGGGATTTATGAGGGATTCATTCCCTCGGAAAGATTGGTCTCATAATCCTTTTTGAGGGATTACTGATGGAATTTATGAGGGAAATCAGTAGTTTCCAAGGGAAAAGCCCTTGaaaattctcttttttatttttatagtacttttaaaattttttcgttagaatttcttttattttttaatatttttaaatttatcgaTGGATTTTTAGATGAGGAACACAGGCCGGAATGCACCCGCCCCCTAGAGGCCGGTGCAATGCACATCCGCCCTTCCCCATGAAATCCGCCACACAGGGGGAGACTCAAACCTTGGTCTCCCTTGTGATGCACCCGTCTTACCGCCTGAGCCATCCTCATTTGTTGTTATATATCTTTGaacatttattgtttttgttatatctttaaaaaaatttattttaaaactaatatttaatttttcatttgctaatttgttgaatacatcaaaataattttatctctcCACCAAATTAGAGTTTGTATGTAGTATTAGCATTAGCATCCattacagaacaactttccaTCTTATAtgaattcattatttttgttctttcaaAGGGGCAAATAGAGTACAGATACGCAAAGAACTTGGtgagaatattttcttttacagTTCTTGTATTATCTTCAAATTATtgagtatatattattatttagggTTGATGACATAAAAAAACATTATCTTTTACCGAATTCCTATTTTTAGCAAGAGCTTTTGGAAATCGCATAGACAGGTAcgatttatctttttatatgCACATCTAACACGATGTTAAATTTTCGTCTATTTTAACGGTAACGGCTGACTTGGATTTAACTGTGTCACGTGATGTAACATGATTGGATCAATAGACCCCacatcattttatttaataaaaaaattatgaaaattagaaaagaaaggTGGGGAAGGGGCCGGTGGTGGACGCCCTGCCGACGGCCACCACCACTAGCCACCACCCCCCAATCGGGGTCACTGGCgatgaccttttttttttaattttcagaatatttttatattaaataaaattatgtgAGCTCCACTCGTCCAATCATGTTGCACTACGTGGCACCGTTAAGTCCAAGTTAGTTGTTACCGTTAAAATAGATGGAATATTTAACGCTTACTAGACATGCAGCTAAAACGATTAGTCGTACATTTCtgtttaatttctaaaaagtTGTGCTAAAAATAGGAATTTGGCAAAAGATTGTGATTTTTTATGGCATTAACCCTATTATTTATCAtacatttttcttaataatatatgtattatttaatttaaactaAATATGCAGTCCGACTCATAAACCCATAAATTTATGCCTCGATTGATTCACCGTCAGgtccgattctgataacaTTGACCGAACCAACACCTTTTGATCCTAAGTAAATGGTGGCTAGTGTACCAAACCCCCATCTTTGTAACGTAACActacttttaatttaataaagtACATCAAACTCTAAGGGAGACAACAAAATGGCGCTCAATAAAACTCTGATGCACATATCACCCAAAAACATAACAACCAAAATACCCATCTTCTATCAAGCAAATCTCGATATGAAAATTCAAGCTCGATTCATTGAATAGTCGATTTGATATGAAACTACTTATAATCTTGGGAAATTGGAAAACCATATATTTGGTTCTCTAGATTtagttgcttttttttttgcgagttctatttctctattttttcttcGTGTATATCCTATAGCTCTGACTACTTTTATGTTTCAGtccctttcatttttttttattttttttcatacaaTACCGTTGATtactttctattttcatcctcTTATCAAACTTATTTTAGAGAAAACTTTAATTACAGTCGGCAATCCTTTGTAACTACTTTTcatcctaattcttttttttcaaattttccttgatattaaatttttatttcttataattctATCACTCAATTTTCCATAAAAGCGCCTATGCgacaatttcaaataaaaattattttcaaatgtaaaacaaaaataatttaaaataatttaaaataataaaaggaaaatcatgAACCTACTTGAGAGAATGAGCAGGGGTTTAAGTCATGGAGAATGTTGGCAAGGGCAATGGTAGTTTGTGTTGGGAGTACTGAATTTACGAgcaaagaaatagaaaagtataaagaaaatataggcAATTGTGGCTCGATAGACACCAATCATACTTGTGAGGTGGAAGTGACACACTGACTAAGGACGTGGTGACCCTTGATGCAAAAAATGATGTCATAAAGTGCAATGGTGGCTATAATTGCGAAGAGAGATGTTGACAGATCTATAGGTATACCACTAAAATGACTTCCCCTAGGGCGGTGGTGCCCAGTGTGGTCCCCTTCCACgacctctctctccctctcaagTTACAATCCTCTTTTAACAATTAAAATCACCCGAGTTGAGATTACCTACTACTCAAGTTTTGAGTAAGTTTACAAGTTTCaagttattattttaattattattaatttattttttaatttcataaaataattttgtagTTCATGATATGTCATGTTTGTAttctttacaaaatttgagtgATAAACTATGAGGAACGAGAAGTTTAAAGTTGAGgcaaaattaaacaaaagaaaaaagaattaggacaAAAGAAATAGCAATAAAAGTttgatcaaaattaaattttatataataattattttgataagAGGATCTGACTAAAAAATAGCCAAAGGTATTAGACAAAATCGAAccaaggaaaaggaaaagaattaaaatagaaaagtatttAAATGTATAAgatgtaaataataaaacaaacaaaaggaaaaggatGAAAGCAAAAACATAATCAAACCTAAATTATTAAATGTGTAGTTTTTCCTAATATCTTTTCTAGTAGCCGATATATAAAGGTATAAAACTCACTTTTTTTGTTTCTCGATTTGTTATAATTCTCATTTTGCCCTTCAATATATCTAGATACTTCTCATAAGTACCAACTCCTCTCATTCAATGTATGTGGACAATCATGTAATCTCTATTGCAATCTTTAAATGTATGTgaagaatattttaattaatacctcttaattattcaaaaatgtGACACCTCAATTTAATGGTGACTTTTCATCAAACATGACCATTCAATTGAATAGTACCTTTCTAATGATAGAATTTTCCTTTCCATAATGcactttttaaaattccttttaaaaaacttatttctttaataaagTGCATTTTTTTCACGTTTACCTCATAAATCTTCAATCAAATAATCAAATATTTCCTTTTCGcatgcaatttttttatatttaattttaataatttattttagaaCAATAATACACGATTCTATAATGTATAAGTTAACATGAAAATTATGCTAaaacaatttcttttatttaagtGACATGCAATTCATCAcaaatattatatcatattaatACATATCTTTCAAATAATCttaaactaataaaataatcggacttataatatatatatatatagatttaatATAACCAACTGCAAGTTTTggaattgaataatatattagATCGGCCAAAGCTATAAATTAACATGTACTTGAGTTCAATCATTCTTACTAGATCCATCAACCATTATGAAACTACCAGATATtaattcttataaaaaaaatatgagctTGATTTGGTTCTTTGAAAATAGATTGAAAGTGGTTAAGTAAATGTGTGTATAATTTAATTGCAATCTCTTTTTACATACACTTAACAAATGAGAATATCAggtttttaattcaattaaattacTTAATTTACTTTAAAACTATGGACATATTTTGATATCAAAATTTTCCCTTACTTACCACTTACCCTTTGCATGTCACTTTTTGCCCTTgaaattttaccaaaaaaaagatactATGGGATAGTTGGAGGCTTCCAGCCCTTCTAGTGACCTCAATTGGGGGAGGTGACTAGCAGGGGGCCCGATCGTCGATCTCTCacacccccaaaaaaaaaaaacacaacgGTTaccttttttaaataattattttattttttatttattgaaattaaaaatcatttttaacgTGTCACGCAAGCACAATGTACATGTCCCACTGATAGAACTCCCACATCAGTAATATCAGGACTGGTGAGTGTCCAACTTTAAGGAGTGGGGGTTTGTTgatatattaacaaattacAAGGGGTGTCGGTGGTTATGTATCCTAAATGTTAAAAGTGATGAATGGGCATTTTTGa
This region includes:
- the LOC116215927 gene encoding CDT1-like protein a, chloroplastic, translated to MESSGSTPIPFKSKKTFTPVSKTKAAGEATLSSKTPENKPPPPIITNRIRNRGVALSVSEVRRKAESLRQSKRDKTSCENKSARKQILSWESPVKKPKGSDNKLPEKYEMLNRFFCNLDDSVKLLRLRASAPTFAVLSKQIECLSDRRFTYRHLSQLKYILPEVIEIKKDLVFDEQTSCMKPDLRITFNAEAVEKDGKSGSETGRVGLRKLFYTRLSDFIKTHPKGEEIPEEPLPPPFNHTDMRNRHSEETPSISSSLPPRIPSEDHSQFQAARASHLVQRHFSRKKTADTSAKASLEESMEKSNSSDARIPIHEKTLSCPTATPIKQASSLKNEDNTPVRTPHVESTPPKLALTPVSIMASTPALNPPPKRSCLSPEDGPTSTPPSKLLRRLPRNRSLKFDSPMKSGRVQEEMSLADDDVTSSDEVLDILSDDLVQSIREKERKALEERDPAISRAKRRREIIASLPKLFNTVLFLFQSSKRCVITREEIIYQIIASRLDMVDRKEVEEELEMLKELAPEWISEKVASSGDMLFRVNKAVSPSTIRAQLMEAK